A window of the Gossypium hirsutum isolate 1008001.06 chromosome A03, Gossypium_hirsutum_v2.1, whole genome shotgun sequence genome harbors these coding sequences:
- the LOC107885974 gene encoding E3 ubiquitin-protein ligase SDIR1 isoform X1: protein MSFVFRGTRGDIESGFSGFIPERPAVRIHAARPVNSNSLAFLVTVLLLFMILNSHQMSPNFLLWLVVGVFLMATSLRMYATCQQLQAQARAHAVAASGLLGHTELRLHMPPSIAFATRGRLQGLRLQLALLDREFDDLDYETLRALDSDNISTTPSMSEEEINALPVHKYKVPGTESAGSLPKQASFSSAPVEVSKKILETKQVNTSRMEKNPVINGFQPDPTCKDQPKQDSRNGELTCTICLDQVNRGELVRSLPCLHQFHASCIDPWLRQQGTCPVCKFKMGSRRQENRGSESDDSDTV, encoded by the exons ATGAGTTTTGTTTTCCGAGGGACTAGAGGGGATATTGAAAGTGGGTTTTCAGGATTTATTCCTGAACGTCCAGCTGTG CGGATACATGCAGCTCGACCAGTTAATTCTAATTCGCTGGCCTTTCTTGTTACAG TTCTTTTGCTGTTCATGATTTTAAACTCTCATCAAATGTCACCAAACTTTCTG CTTTGGCTAGTAGTGGGTGTCTTTCTAATGGCTACGAGTCTAAGGATGTATGCAACTTGTCAGCAACTTCAAGCTCAGGCCCGAGCTCACGCTGTGGCAGCTAGTGGTTTGCTTGGTCATACTGAGTTGCGTTTGCACATGCCACCATCAATTGCTTTTGCTACTAGAGGACGCTTACAAGGACTAAGACTCCAACTTGCACTTCTTGACCGTGAATTTGATGATCTAG ATTATGAAACCCTCAGAGCATTGGATTCTGATAATATTTCCACAACTCCTTCAATGAGTGAGGAAGAGATAAATGCTTTACCCGTTCACAAGTACAAGGTTCCTGGAACAGAGAG TGCTGGATCATTACCAAAGCAGGCATCATTTTCGTCTGCTCCAGTTGAG GTTTCAAAGAAGATCTTGGAAACAAAACAAGTCAATACCTCTAGGATGGAAAAAAATCCTGTAATCAATGGGTTCCAACCCGATCCGACCTGCAAGGATCAG CCGAAGCAAGATTCTAGGAACGGTGAATTAACTTGTACTATTTGCTTGGATCAAGTTAACAGGGGGGAGCTTGTTCGGAGCTTGCCATGTTTGCATCAG TTTCATGCCAGTTGTATCGATCCGTGGCTGCGGCAACAAGGCACGTGCCCTGTATGTAAGTTCAAAATGGGGTCAAGAAGGCAGGAAAACAGGGGGAGTGAGTCTGATGATTCAGACACGGTTTAA
- the LOC107885974 gene encoding E3 ubiquitin-protein ligase SDIR1 isoform X2 gives MSFVFRGTRGDIESGFSGFIPERPAVRIHAARPVNSNSLAFLVTVLLLFMILNSHQMSPNFLLWLVVGVFLMATSLRMYATCQQLQAQARAHAVAASGLLGHTELRLHMPPSIAFATRGRLQGLRLQLALLDREFDDLDYETLRALDSDNISTTPSMSEEEINALPVHKYKVPGTESAGSLPKQASFSSAPVEPKQDSRNGELTCTICLDQVNRGELVRSLPCLHQFHASCIDPWLRQQGTCPVCKFKMGSRRQENRGSESDDSDTV, from the exons ATGAGTTTTGTTTTCCGAGGGACTAGAGGGGATATTGAAAGTGGGTTTTCAGGATTTATTCCTGAACGTCCAGCTGTG CGGATACATGCAGCTCGACCAGTTAATTCTAATTCGCTGGCCTTTCTTGTTACAG TTCTTTTGCTGTTCATGATTTTAAACTCTCATCAAATGTCACCAAACTTTCTG CTTTGGCTAGTAGTGGGTGTCTTTCTAATGGCTACGAGTCTAAGGATGTATGCAACTTGTCAGCAACTTCAAGCTCAGGCCCGAGCTCACGCTGTGGCAGCTAGTGGTTTGCTTGGTCATACTGAGTTGCGTTTGCACATGCCACCATCAATTGCTTTTGCTACTAGAGGACGCTTACAAGGACTAAGACTCCAACTTGCACTTCTTGACCGTGAATTTGATGATCTAG ATTATGAAACCCTCAGAGCATTGGATTCTGATAATATTTCCACAACTCCTTCAATGAGTGAGGAAGAGATAAATGCTTTACCCGTTCACAAGTACAAGGTTCCTGGAACAGAGAG TGCTGGATCATTACCAAAGCAGGCATCATTTTCGTCTGCTCCAGTTGAG CCGAAGCAAGATTCTAGGAACGGTGAATTAACTTGTACTATTTGCTTGGATCAAGTTAACAGGGGGGAGCTTGTTCGGAGCTTGCCATGTTTGCATCAG TTTCATGCCAGTTGTATCGATCCGTGGCTGCGGCAACAAGGCACGTGCCCTGTATGTAAGTTCAAAATGGGGTCAAGAAGGCAGGAAAACAGGGGGAGTGAGTCTGATGATTCAGACACGGTTTAA
- the LOC107885974 gene encoding E3 ubiquitin-protein ligase SDIR1 isoform X3, with protein sequence MILNSHQMSPNFLLWLVVGVFLMATSLRMYATCQQLQAQARAHAVAASGLLGHTELRLHMPPSIAFATRGRLQGLRLQLALLDREFDDLDYETLRALDSDNISTTPSMSEEEINALPVHKYKVPGTESAGSLPKQASFSSAPVEVSKKILETKQVNTSRMEKNPVINGFQPDPTCKDQPKQDSRNGELTCTICLDQVNRGELVRSLPCLHQFHASCIDPWLRQQGTCPVCKFKMGSRRQENRGSESDDSDTV encoded by the exons ATGATTTTAAACTCTCATCAAATGTCACCAAACTTTCTG CTTTGGCTAGTAGTGGGTGTCTTTCTAATGGCTACGAGTCTAAGGATGTATGCAACTTGTCAGCAACTTCAAGCTCAGGCCCGAGCTCACGCTGTGGCAGCTAGTGGTTTGCTTGGTCATACTGAGTTGCGTTTGCACATGCCACCATCAATTGCTTTTGCTACTAGAGGACGCTTACAAGGACTAAGACTCCAACTTGCACTTCTTGACCGTGAATTTGATGATCTAG ATTATGAAACCCTCAGAGCATTGGATTCTGATAATATTTCCACAACTCCTTCAATGAGTGAGGAAGAGATAAATGCTTTACCCGTTCACAAGTACAAGGTTCCTGGAACAGAGAG TGCTGGATCATTACCAAAGCAGGCATCATTTTCGTCTGCTCCAGTTGAG GTTTCAAAGAAGATCTTGGAAACAAAACAAGTCAATACCTCTAGGATGGAAAAAAATCCTGTAATCAATGGGTTCCAACCCGATCCGACCTGCAAGGATCAG CCGAAGCAAGATTCTAGGAACGGTGAATTAACTTGTACTATTTGCTTGGATCAAGTTAACAGGGGGGAGCTTGTTCGGAGCTTGCCATGTTTGCATCAG TTTCATGCCAGTTGTATCGATCCGTGGCTGCGGCAACAAGGCACGTGCCCTGTATGTAAGTTCAAAATGGGGTCAAGAAGGCAGGAAAACAGGGGGAGTGAGTCTGATGATTCAGACACGGTTTAA